A single genomic interval of Streptomyces sp. NBC_00663 harbors:
- the efp gene encoding elongation factor P: MASTNDLKNGLVLKLDGGQLWSVVEFQHVKPGKGPAFVRTKLKNVLSGKVVDKTFNAGVKVETATIDKRDMQFSYMDGEYFVFMDMETYDQLMVDRKAVGDAANFLIEGFTATVAQHEGEVLFVELPAAVELVIQETEPGVQGDRSTGGTKPATLETGHQIQVPLFITTGEKIKVDTRTSDYLGRVNS; this comes from the coding sequence GTGGCTTCCACGAACGACCTCAAGAACGGCCTGGTGCTCAAGCTCGACGGAGGCCAGCTCTGGTCCGTCGTCGAGTTCCAGCACGTCAAGCCCGGCAAGGGCCCGGCCTTCGTGCGCACCAAGCTGAAGAACGTGCTCTCCGGCAAGGTCGTCGACAAGACGTTCAACGCCGGCGTCAAGGTCGAGACGGCCACGATCGACAAGCGCGACATGCAGTTCTCGTACATGGACGGCGAGTACTTCGTCTTCATGGACATGGAGACCTACGACCAGCTCATGGTCGACCGCAAGGCCGTCGGCGACGCCGCCAACTTCCTGATCGAGGGCTTCACCGCCACCGTCGCGCAGCACGAGGGCGAGGTGCTCTTCGTCGAGCTGCCGGCCGCCGTCGAGCTCGTCATCCAGGAGACCGAGCCGGGTGTGCAGGGCGACCGCTCCACCGGTGGCACCAAGCCCGCCACCCTGGAGACCGGCCACCAGATCCAGGTCCCGCTCTTCATCACCACCGGTGAGAAGATCAAGGTGGACACCCGCACCAGCGACTACCTCGGCCGGGTGAACAGCTAA
- the nusB gene encoding transcription antitermination factor NusB — MAARNTARKRAFQILFEGDQRGADVLTVLADWIRLSRTDTRQPPVSEYTMQLVEGYAQHAKRIDELIAQYSVGWTLDRMPVVDRNILRLGAYELIWVDGTPDAVVLDEMVEIAKEFSTDESPAFVNGLLGRFKDLKPTLRRDEA, encoded by the coding sequence GTGGCTGCCCGCAACACGGCCCGCAAGCGCGCCTTCCAGATCCTCTTCGAGGGCGACCAGCGCGGGGCCGACGTCCTGACGGTCCTCGCGGACTGGATCCGGCTCTCCCGGACCGACACCCGGCAGCCGCCGGTGAGTGAGTACACCATGCAGCTGGTGGAGGGCTACGCGCAGCACGCGAAGCGCATCGACGAGCTGATCGCTCAGTACTCCGTCGGCTGGACGCTCGACCGCATGCCGGTCGTCGACCGCAACATCCTGCGGCTCGGTGCCTATGAGCTGATCTGGGTCGACGGGACCCCGGACGCGGTCGTGCTCGACGAGATGGTCGAGATCGCCAAGGAGTTCTCCACGGACGAGTCTCCGGCGTTCGTGAACGGCCTCCTCGGCCGTTTCAAGGACCTGAAGCCCACGCTGCGCCGCGACGAGGCGTAA
- the bldD gene encoding transcriptional regulator BldD gives MSSEYAKQLGAKLRAIRTQQGLSLHGVEEKSQGRWKAVVVGSYERGDRAVTVQRLAELADFYGVPVQELLPGTTPGGAAEPPPKLVLDLERLAHVPAEKAGPLQRYAATIQSQRGDYNGKVLSIRQDDLRTLAVIYDQSPSVLTEQLISWGVLDADARRAVSHEES, from the coding sequence ATGTCCAGCGAATACGCCAAACAGCTCGGGGCCAAGCTCCGGGCCATCCGCACCCAGCAGGGCCTTTCCCTCCACGGTGTCGAGGAGAAGTCCCAGGGACGCTGGAAGGCGGTCGTGGTCGGATCGTACGAGCGCGGCGACCGTGCCGTGACCGTGCAGCGCCTCGCCGAGTTGGCGGATTTCTACGGTGTGCCCGTTCAGGAACTGCTGCCGGGCACCACCCCGGGCGGCGCCGCCGAGCCGCCGCCGAAGCTGGTCCTCGACCTGGAGCGGCTGGCCCACGTGCCGGCCGAGAAGGCGGGCCCCCTTCAGCGCTACGCCGCGACGATCCAGTCCCAGCGCGGTGACTACAACGGCAAGGTGCTCTCGATCCGCCAGGACGACCTGCGCACACTCGCCGTCATCTACGACCAGTCGCCCTCGGTCCTCACCGAGCAGCTGATCAGCTGGGGCGTGCTGGACGCGGACGCGCGTCGCGCGGTGTCCCACGAGGAGAGCTGA
- the pyrR gene encoding bifunctional pyr operon transcriptional regulator/uracil phosphoribosyltransferase PyrR, translated as MDKQDIQQDFQQDTTSDARPVLEGPDIARVLTRIAHEIVERAKGADDVVLLGIPTRGVFLAQRLAAKLEEITDRKIPVGSLDITMYRDDLRMHPPRALARTEIPGDGIDGRLVVLVDDVLFSGRTIRAALDALNDIGRPRAVQLAVLVDRGHRELPIRADYVGKNLPTSLRETVKVQLAEEDGRDTVLLGAKPTR; from the coding sequence ATGGACAAGCAGGACATTCAGCAGGACTTTCAGCAGGACACGACGTCCGATGCGCGGCCCGTTCTCGAAGGCCCCGACATCGCACGCGTGCTGACCCGCATCGCCCACGAGATCGTCGAACGTGCCAAGGGCGCCGACGACGTGGTGCTCCTCGGTATTCCGACCCGAGGCGTCTTCCTCGCCCAGCGGCTCGCCGCCAAGCTGGAGGAGATCACCGACCGCAAGATTCCGGTCGGTTCGCTCGACATCACCATGTACCGCGACGACCTGCGCATGCACCCGCCGCGTGCGCTGGCCCGCACCGAGATTCCCGGTGACGGCATCGACGGCCGCCTCGTCGTCCTCGTCGACGACGTGCTCTTCTCCGGCCGCACCATCCGTGCCGCCCTCGACGCCCTGAACGACATCGGGCGTCCGCGCGCGGTGCAGCTCGCGGTCCTCGTCGACCGCGGCCACCGCGAACTGCCCATCCGCGCCGACTACGTCGGCAAGAACCTCCCCACGTCGTTGCGGGAGACGGTCAAGGTCCAGCTCGCCGAGGAGGACGGTCGCGACACCGTGCTGCTCGGTGCCAAGCCGACCCGGTAG
- a CDS encoding aspartate carbamoyltransferase catalytic subunit yields MQRHLISAADLTRDDAVLILDTAEEMARVADRPIKKLPTLRGRTIVNLFFEDSTRTRISFEAAEKRLSADVINFTAKGSSVSKGESLKDTAQTLEAMGVDAVVIRHGASGAPYRLATSGWIDAAVINAGDGTHQHPTQALLDAFTMRRRLVGRDAGLGQDLAGKRITIVGDVLHSRVARSNVDLLHTLGAEVTLVAPPTLVPVGVESWPCEVSYDLDSTLAKSDAVMMLRVQRERMNAAFFPTEREYSRRYGLDGDRMARMPEHAIVMHPGPMVRGMEITAEVADSDRCTVVEQVANGVSIRMAVLYLLLGGNEPAVSHTRIEEK; encoded by the coding sequence ATGCAGCGTCATCTCATCTCGGCCGCCGACCTCACCCGTGACGACGCCGTCCTGATCCTCGACACCGCCGAGGAGATGGCCCGGGTCGCCGACCGGCCGATCAAGAAGCTGCCGACCCTGCGCGGCCGCACGATCGTCAACCTCTTCTTCGAGGACTCCACGCGCACGCGTATCTCGTTCGAGGCCGCTGAGAAGCGCCTCTCGGCCGATGTCATCAACTTCACCGCCAAGGGGTCGAGCGTCTCCAAGGGCGAGTCCCTGAAGGACACCGCCCAGACGCTGGAGGCCATGGGCGTCGACGCCGTGGTCATCCGGCACGGCGCCTCCGGAGCGCCGTACCGTCTCGCCACCTCCGGCTGGATCGACGCCGCCGTCATCAACGCCGGTGACGGCACCCACCAGCACCCCACGCAGGCGCTGTTGGACGCCTTCACGATGCGCCGCCGGCTCGTCGGACGGGACGCCGGGCTCGGCCAGGACCTGGCAGGCAAGCGCATCACGATCGTCGGCGACGTCCTGCACAGCCGGGTCGCCCGCTCCAACGTCGACCTGCTGCACACCCTCGGCGCCGAGGTCACCCTCGTCGCGCCGCCGACCCTGGTGCCGGTCGGCGTCGAGAGCTGGCCGTGCGAGGTGTCGTACGACCTGGACAGCACCCTCGCCAAGTCCGACGCGGTGATGATGCTGCGCGTGCAGCGCGAGCGCATGAACGCCGCGTTCTTCCCGACCGAGCGCGAGTACTCGCGGCGCTACGGCCTCGACGGCGACCGCATGGCGCGGATGCCCGAGCACGCCATCGTGATGCACCCCGGCCCGATGGTCCGGGGCATGGAGATCACCGCCGAGGTCGCCGACTCCGACCGCTGCACCGTCGTGGAGCAGGTCGCAAACGGAGTCTCCATCCGGATGGCCGTTCTGTACCTGCTGCTGGGTGGAAACGAGCCCGCCGTCAGCCACACCCGTATCGAGGAGAAGTAA
- a CDS encoding dihydroorotase encodes MSKILIRGAKVLGGEPQDVLISGSLIEAVGQGLSDEGAEVIEADGKVLLPGLVDLHTHLREPGREDSETVLTGTRAAASGGYTAVFAMANTFPVADTAGVVEQVYRLGQEHGYCDVQPIGAVTVGLEGRKLAELGAMHESAAGVTVFSDDGKCVDDAVIMRRALEYVKAFGGVVAQHAQEPRLTEGAQMNEGIVSAELGLGGWPAVAEESIIARDVLLAEHVGSRVHICHLSTAGSVEIVRWAKSRGIDVTAEVTPHHLLLTDELVRTYNPVYKVNPPLRTERDVLALREALADGTIDIVATDHAPHPHEDKDCEWAAAAMGMVGLETALSVVQETMVDTGLLTWAGVAERMSVKPAEIGQAKGHGRPVSAGEPANLTLVDTAYRGSVDPAGFASRSRNTPYEGRELPGRVTHTWLRGKATLVDGKLT; translated from the coding sequence ATGAGCAAGATCCTGATCCGTGGTGCGAAGGTGCTCGGCGGCGAGCCGCAGGACGTCCTGATCAGCGGTTCCTTGATCGAGGCGGTCGGCCAGGGGCTCTCGGACGAAGGAGCCGAGGTCATCGAGGCCGACGGCAAGGTCCTCCTGCCGGGCCTCGTCGACCTGCACACCCATCTGCGCGAGCCCGGCCGCGAGGACTCCGAGACCGTGCTGACCGGCACGCGCGCGGCTGCCTCCGGTGGCTACACCGCCGTGTTCGCCATGGCCAACACCTTCCCGGTCGCCGACACCGCCGGTGTGGTCGAGCAGGTCTACCGGCTCGGCCAGGAGCACGGCTACTGCGACGTGCAGCCCATCGGCGCCGTCACGGTCGGCCTGGAGGGCAGGAAGCTCGCCGAGCTCGGTGCCATGCACGAGTCGGCCGCCGGTGTCACCGTCTTCTCCGACGACGGCAAGTGCGTCGACGACGCGGTGATCATGCGGCGCGCCCTGGAGTACGTGAAGGCCTTCGGCGGGGTCGTCGCCCAGCACGCGCAGGAGCCGCGGCTGACCGAGGGCGCCCAGATGAACGAGGGGATCGTCTCCGCCGAGCTGGGGCTCGGGGGCTGGCCCGCGGTGGCCGAGGAATCGATCATCGCCCGGGATGTCCTGCTCGCCGAGCACGTCGGCTCCCGCGTGCACATCTGCCACCTCTCGACCGCCGGGTCCGTGGAGATCGTCCGCTGGGCCAAGTCCCGCGGCATCGACGTCACCGCCGAGGTCACCCCGCACCACCTGCTCCTGACGGACGAGCTCGTACGGACCTACAACCCGGTCTACAAGGTCAACCCGCCGCTGCGCACCGAGCGCGACGTGCTGGCCCTGCGCGAGGCGCTCGCCGACGGCACGATCGACATCGTCGCCACCGACCACGCCCCGCACCCGCACGAGGACAAGGACTGCGAGTGGGCCGCGGCCGCCATGGGGATGGTGGGCCTGGAGACCGCGTTGTCAGTGGTGCAGGAGACCATGGTGGACACCGGGCTCCTCACCTGGGCCGGGGTCGCCGAGCGCATGTCCGTCAAGCCCGCCGAGATCGGGCAGGCGAAGGGCCACGGGCGCCCCGTCTCGGCTGGTGAGCCCGCCAACCTCACGCTCGTCGACACGGCATACCGTGGGTCCGTGGACCCCGCGGGCTTCGCCTCGCGCAGCCGGAACACCCCGTACGAGGGGCGTGAGCTGCCGGGCCGTGTGACGCACACGTGGCTCCGGGGCAAGGCCACGCTCGTCGACGGGAAGCTCACGTGA
- a CDS encoding PH-like domain-containing protein, giving the protein MTPVILLANGLATDLAAEKESAEVTDWAARIGWLVGLALFVALIYWLMREGWKWRGTLQSDLPELPDAPDDPGAAKLTMSGRYHGSTTAGQWLDRIVAHGLGTRSRVELTLTDAGLDVVRPGATDFFIPVGALREAVLGKGIAGKVLTEGGLLIVTWEHGDKLIDSGFRSDHAAEHNEWVDVINSMINKKTETEGAR; this is encoded by the coding sequence GTGACACCTGTAATCCTGCTCGCCAACGGTCTCGCCACCGATCTCGCCGCCGAGAAGGAATCGGCCGAGGTCACCGACTGGGCCGCGCGCATCGGCTGGCTCGTCGGGCTGGCGCTGTTCGTCGCGCTCATCTACTGGCTGATGCGTGAGGGCTGGAAGTGGCGCGGCACGCTCCAGAGCGACCTGCCCGAGCTGCCCGACGCGCCGGACGACCCCGGTGCGGCGAAACTGACGATGAGCGGCCGCTACCACGGCTCCACCACCGCCGGGCAGTGGCTCGACCGCATCGTGGCGCACGGCCTGGGCACCCGCAGCCGGGTCGAGCTCACGCTGACGGACGCGGGACTGGACGTCGTACGTCCCGGTGCGACCGACTTCTTCATCCCGGTCGGCGCGCTGCGGGAGGCCGTGCTCGGCAAGGGCATCGCCGGCAAGGTGCTCACCGAGGGCGGCCTGCTCATCGTGACCTGGGAACACGGGGACAAGCTGATCGACTCCGGCTTCCGCTCCGACCACGCGGCCGAGCACAACGAGTGGGTCGACGTCATTAACTCCATGATCAACAAGAAGACGGAAACGGAAGGCGCACGATGA